The Capricornis sumatraensis isolate serow.1 chromosome 20, serow.2, whole genome shotgun sequence genome contains the following window.
ACTGCATGTTAATATCAGAGCAATGACATAATCAAGTATCACACAGCCTCTGGAAAACTTTACCTTATAGCGGGAAGAGGCATAAggccaggggacttccctggtgacccagtggctagtgctccacactcccaatacaggggacctgggtttgaactctggtcaggcaactagactCCTACATGctgctaagacctggcacagccaaataaatttttaaaagagtaacaCCAATAACATCTTAGTATTCTGATGCAAGTAGTTTTGATCCTACAGAGCTCATGAAAGGAGCTCAGAGACTCCCAGGGGTCTGCAGACCATGCTTTGGGAATCACTGGCTTAGTGATATAATCATTTCAATTGACTGTAATAATAGATATAAAATCTATTCAATCCAGTACcccctttaaaaataatagattttaaaatatattccttttgTTACCAGGAAATGAAATTCATGCACAGACTAACTCATCTGTACCTATAATCTCTAAAAATTatggtaggacttccctggtggtgcactgGATAAGAAGCTACCCGCCAATGCCagggattcaggttcaatccctggtgcaggaagatcccacgtgtcgtGGAGCatttaagcccatgcaccacaactacaaagcccaagctctagagcctgtgagctgaaGCTCCTgcgcccacatgctgcagctaccgAAACCCGTccacctagaacctgtgctccgcaactagggaaagcccaccCAGAAACAAAGaccccagcgcaaccaaaaataaaattaatttagaaaagatGGCAAGATATTATCTGTAGTTTAGAGAAGAACCCAAAGAAAAATAAGCTCGACAGTCCTTTACTAAGCATGTGTATTTAAGAATGAAGGAGGTGTTTGATTTTTAGAAAGGTGGTTTGTATACGTGACATGTATGAGGTCAGCCCACCTGGGTTCAGAGTGAGTCCTGGAAGCAAACAGATCAATATTCCCGCAGTGAAATGTGGGCTGTTTACACCACAGTGGGATAAATATAGATCACCAAAGTGGCCCGTGTGGGGTCAGCCTTTGCCGTCAAGTGGACTCGATGGCACGCTCTCCTTTTCAGAGCTCTTTGGATCTCAGAATTGTGGACGACTGATGGTGAGTCTGTAATTTATGATAAATAGGAAGTGATCCACTAGGTCGACGTTCTCAGACATTACAGGGCtggatgtccctgcttttgatgACTAATAAGTTTAGATTTAAAGTGAATAAGAGCTgggttttttccctctctttcttagCTCTATAGTTCTTCCAGGCTTCTTTGGAGCAGTTTGAGCCTACAGCATTGCCTTCCACTGGCACCCAAAGATCTAGGAGGCGCTTCAAGCTGTGACTAGACTTCCGATGGATTCATCAGAAGATAACCCAACCTGGACCCTAGACTCTCTGAAAACATCCATCAGTGATGGTTCCCAGGCAATGCAGGTTTCCACTCAACTCTCTGAAATGTTAGCAACAAACCTCAGTAACTTGACTCTCAACCCAAGTATCAAGTTGCCGTATCTACCAGAATACCCATCTCAACCGACTGGGCAGTTACCTAGTGAGAAAACACCCAATAGGCGGAGAGGAGTAAGAACGCTGTTGAGTGAGCGGAGATACAGGATGCAAAAGTTGATTGAATCTCTCAGACTTCGCTATGCCAAAGGAGTTCCTCGTTCTGACTCTCAAAGAGAACTACAGCAGCAGGAGGACACTGGGATTCGATCAAGAGTGCGAAGATTCCAGTGTACCTGTAGTTATTGCCAGTTTAAGAGAAATCCTTCTGATGATACTTATGAGAATTATTACAACACAACATACAGTAATTATGCCATGGAATAGAATGAGTCATAAACCTTTTTCTTGTACTGTTTTCTTGCTGGTAATTTTTAGGATCATTATGAAGCAGCTTGGGAAAGACTGTACCAATATTTTGATAATGTATGTTGTAAGTTTGTCTTTTTTACTTGCATCTCTTTTCTACCTTAATACAGTTAACTTATGAGGAATCTATATGTAGCTTAGATTTGAAATGATTTGAATACACTACACTAGTTCCACTTGGATCTGACACCATGAAGTACTAGTTAAGTCTCAGGTATTCCCTGTTTCTTAAACCTGAAGTTGAAACTCAATATCAAGAATTTGAAACAAATTAACTTGGGAAGGAATGTGAAGATAACATTGGCTGGCTTGGCCAGACCATTATTAGTGTGttaaacagtaataaaaatttttgatgtGCTGTTTCAGTTTTTAGTAGCAAATAGATGTGTTTATAGAAGGTCGTAATAAAACTTGAGACTTATTTGAGTAACTTTAAGATAAATCCTTGTTCTCATCTTAGACTTGTTTTTGCTAGCTATGTATTAAATGAATACTActtaccccccccaaaaaaaataaagtgaataagACAAAATCCAGTCAAATGTCTATCTTTCTTGATAGACAACATTTTGAAATAAGGGCTAAATGAAAACATTCATATATCTattaagagagaagaaaaaacagagcGACTGGCTAATTTGTCTAACACTCAAATACCCTAAAGACAGGGAATGTCAGTGCTATGATTCTCTAATATGATGAgcatattcaattcagttcagtcgctcagttgtgtccgactctttgtgaccccatgggctgtagcactccaggccttcttgtccatcaccaactctcggagtttactcaaactccatctcatcctctgctgacccttctcctcctgccttcaatctttcccaggagcagggtcttttcaaatgagtcagttcttcgcatcaggtggccaaagtattggagtttcaacttcaggatcagtccttccaatgaatattcaggactgatttcctttaggatggactggttggatctccttgcagtccaagggactctcaagagtcttctctagcaccacagttcaaaagcatcaattctttggcgctcagctttctttatagtccaactctcacatccatacatgactactggaaaaaccatagctttgactatgctttttaatatgctgtctaggttggtcataacttttcttccaaggatcaagcatcttaatttcatggctgcagtcaccatctgcagacatttgggagcccccaaaaataaaggtccaactctcacgtatgtacatgactattggaaaaaccatacctttgactgtaCAAACCATTGTCCGCAAAACgaagcctctgctttttaatatactgtctaggtttgtcactgctttccttccaaggagcaagcatcttttaatttcacaactgcagtcactgtccacagtgatttgggagcccaagaagagaaaacttGTCATTctttccactttcccccttctatttgccgtgaagtgatgggacaggatgtcatgatctttgttttcagaatgttgagttttaagtcagctttttcactttcctctttcaccctcatcaagaggctcttcgggtccttttcactttctgccattagaatggcatcatctacatatctgaggttgttgatagattttaatatatatgcaaaattcTTGCTGGCTATAGGTAAAAATGGGAGCCTCTGTAGCCTAAGATGGTCGTTAAGAGATTCTTCTTGCACCCCATTCGAGCAGGAACCCAGGAAACCCCCTTCTGGTCTAGGCTGCACGGTGCATCGCAACAATCTGGATTCCCTGGCCACCAAAATGTCAGAAGACTTACAGATTTACACACATCTCCCAGGATGGCTGCAAGTGCTGAGACTTGCTCACTGAACTGCAAAGGAGGGATGTACCAGGGAGCAGGGGGGCTTCGAGAACTGGGGAGGGGCGTCCTGGCCTCCAGAGTCTAACGAGAGGTTTCACTGAAGGGCGTGCCAAAGCGCAGAGCCCTCGCGCAGGGGGACTTGAGTCACTATCACCCCCGCGGCGGGGTGGTTTCCCACGTTTACACCAACATACACATCAGAGTCTTTGCAGAGAACCATGTGATGCAAGAGATTTTTAGATGCATGTGCTTATAGTCATACATGTGAGTTTCACGTGTCTTATGGATGACAGGTGTTGTTACAGAACCCAGATACCTACACGCGTCACTTATCTGTGTATGCATCAACACACATCCTCGTGCCAACAGCAACAAGCAGGCTAACATTAAGGTATGCCTAAGGCcaagacgggcttccctggtggctcagctgtaaagaatccgcctgccaacgcaagagacccGGTTTCCATCccagggttggggagatcccctggagaaggaaatggcaacccactccaacattcttttttttttttcaatccaacattcttgcctgggaaatctcatggatagaggagcctggtgggctgccgtccatggggtgggAAAAGAGttgtaggacacaacttagcgactaaacaacaaggccAAGACATAGATCTCAATCACAGTATGTGCTAGCACGTGCATTTGTCAGAATCCATGTGTTGCTACTGACTTGTGTGTTAATGGCAGCCTGTTACATGACACCTATGTGTGTGACATTAAAAGGCTCACGGACATGTCTGCGTGTGGACATGTAGTGACCATGCCTGTCTGAGCTATGCCCGTTCACCCTCCAGAATGGAGCCCCTTGACTGGCAGGGGAGTGAAGACTTGGAAACAATAGTCTGATCTACttcagggtttttcttttttcaaactaaAAGCATTTTACAGAAATGACTCAGTCACGGAGAAGTTAAGCAACAtgcccaagctcacacagctggcaagtgaTGGAGGAAAAATTTGAATCCAAGCAGGCTGGCTGTAGAACCATGGATCGTAACCACTGATCAGCAGGAAAATAATGGAGCCCACCTAATGGAGCTGTCCTGATGTTCCAGAAAGAGCAGGAATTGCACTCGGCATAGAGCCCGTGCATAGCACTGAGGACTCGTCCTATTTAATCCATCGTCTGGTTCCAGGTTGGCTTGGCTCGAGTTTGGAGGGATTTTCTGCTCCTGGCAGTGTTCCAGGAATGCCAGCTGATCTTTATAAGCACATGTTATTAAGAGTCAGAGTCAGGGAAGGGGAGAGCTGAGATAAGATCAAATCAcaagatgggacttccctggaggtccggcAGTTAAGACtcagctcctaatgcagggggcccgagtctgatccctggtcagggaactagatcacaccTACCACAAAgaagaccaggtgcagccaaataaataaatatgtttagaaatttaaaaaagaattagatcACAAGAGGTGGCGGCTGTAGAACGGCTAGGAGCTAGTCCCCCCAGGCTTCGACAGCAGGGAAAGTGAGTCATAAAGTGAACGTCAGCAAGTAAAATGCCCAAGCAGATGCTCAGAAAACAGTACCCAGGAACGCTGACTCGTCAGACTGGGTATGTTCGTGGTTCTGGGGTTTTGTTGCTGAATCCTATTTCCCTGTTGATAAAATAcgaatttttttcctccaatatCCCAAACCCTAAGACTCCACCTCCATGGCACTGCTTGTAGGCAGAACTCCAAGGTAATGCTCTGTAAAAAGTGTGGCAGATATTTCCCCAAAATAGCTGCAGTAATGTTTCCAGTTCCACATGTTCTTCCCTGTGGAAGCTTGATCTTTCCCATCGAGATGCGGAGTCTCTTTCCCTCCACTGGGCAGTTTTGTGATTGCCTTGACGGAAGGAATGAGAGGGAAGTGACGCTGGATGACTCCCACGGCTAGGTCATAAAGGAGACACAGCTTCTGCGTGTGTTCTCACTCACTCTTCCTCTCCACTGGGACTTGGCAGCCATGATGGGGGGAAGCCCAAGCAGCCGCATGGAAGGACCACCTGTAGACGCTCTAGCCACAGTCCCCAGGGGAGGTTCTAGGTGACAGGCAGCATCAACCACCAGGAAGGTGAGTGAGGAAGCATCAGATCATTTCAGCTTCCCTTGCCAGGGGcctgcctgggtttgatccctggtagtgAACTAGGTAGGCTCAATCCCATAAGCCATGCAgctcaggcaaaaaaaaaaaaaaaattcactcctttttaaaaaattaatcaatttatttGACTACATCatatcttagttgcagcatatgggatctttgatctaagttgtggcatgcaggatcttcttaTTGCAGCATGTGAAACCTTATTTGTAGCATATGGgatttggttccctgaccaggggttgaactcgggacccctgctttgggagcacagagtcttagccacc
Protein-coding sequences here:
- the LOC138095782 gene encoding developmental pluripotency-associated protein 3-like; the encoded protein is MDSSEDNPTWTLDSLKTSISDGSQAMQVSTQLSEMLATNLSNLTLNPSIKLPYLPEYPSQPTGQLPSEKTPNRRRGVRTLLSERRYRMQKLIESLRLRYAKGVPRSDSQRELQQQEDTGIRSRVRRFQCTCSYCQFKRNPSDDTYENYYNTTYSNYAME